One genomic window of Saccharomyces cerevisiae S288C chromosome XII, complete sequence includes the following:
- the NKP2 gene encoding Nkp2p (Central kinetochore protein and subunit of the Ctf19 complex; mutants have elevated rates of chromosome loss; orthologous to fission yeast kinetochore protein cnl2): protein MNSEQLLHNYVSDSLLTTLISFQEFKQQLQSYTSDEQQLQHWYELLQARDARVTSELEARIKQFFITLRSRLLRFLESEQLSHSLSLETLIDALYKINDLLQQRLQILDDAIQEKTSELAEFENMVRSPSAGDNAIPGLLQIIQSYINLLEEN from the coding sequence ATGAACTCTGAACAGCTGCTGCATAACTATGTTTCGGATTCGCTACTCACTACTCTGATAAGTTTTCAAGAGTTCAAGCAGCAACTACAGTCGTACACGAGCGACGAGCAACAACTGCAACATTGGTACGAATTGCTTCAGGCCAGGGATGCGCGAGTGACCTCTGAGTTAGAAGCACGAATCAAGCAGTTTTTCATAACGTTGCGCTCTAGATTACTGCGATTTCTGGAAAGCGAGCAACTATCACACTCCCTTAGCCTCGAGACACTGATCGACGCGCTGTACAAGATTAATGACCTGTTGCAACAGCGTTTGCAGATTCTGGATGATGCTATTCAGGAAAAGACCTCGGAACTAgcagaatttgaaaatatggtTCGCTCACCGAGTGCAGGAGACAATGCCATTCCTGGCCTATTACAAATTATACAATCTTATATTAATCTATTAGAGGAAAACTAG
- the TAD3 gene encoding Tad3p (Subunit of tRNA-specific adenosine-34 deaminase; forms a heterodimer with Tad2p that converts adenosine to inosine at the wobble position of several tRNAs; localizes to cytosol, nucleus and peroxisomes), translating to MVKKVNNPLKIDYQNGIIENRLLQIRNFKDVNTPKLINVWSIRIDPRDSKKVIELIRNDFQKNDPVSLRHLKRIRKDIETSTLEVVLCSKEYICDEGEINNKLKSIWVGTKKYELSDDIEVPEFAPSTKELNNAWSVKYWPLIWNGNPNDQILNDYKIDMQEVRNELSRASTLSVKMATAGKQFPMVSVFVDPSRKKDKVVAEDGRNCENSLPIDHSVMVGIRAVGERLREGVDEDANSYLCLDYDVYLTHEPCSMCSMALIHSRVRRVVFLTEMQRTGSLKLTSGDGYCMNDNKQLNSTYEAFQWIGEEYPVGQVDRDVCC from the exons ATGGTTAAGAAAGTTAATAATCCGCTAAAAATCGATTATCAGAACGGGATAATAGAAAATCGGCTTCTGCAAattagaaatttcaaagatgtAAATACGCCCAAACTAA TCAATGTATGGAGTATAAGAATAGATCCAAGAGACTCGAAGAAAGTAATAGA GCTAATTCGAAACgattttcagaaaaatGACCCTGTTTCATTGAGACATTTGAAAAGGATCCGCAAGGACATCGAGACCTCCACCTTGGAAGTGGTGTTGTGTTCGAAAGAGTATATTTGCGACGAAGGtgaaataaacaataaatTGAAGAGTATTTGGGTTGGAACGAAAAAGTATGAACTGAGTGATGATATCGAAGTGCCTGAGTTTGCGCCCAGCACAAAGGAACTGAACAATGCCTGGTCTGTGAAGTACTGGCCGTTGATTTGGAACGGCAACCCCAATGATCAAATATTGAACGACTATAAAATAGACATGCAGGAAGTACGAAATGAGCTATCGCGTGCGTCGACGTTGTCTGTGAAGATGGCAACGGCAGGAAAACAGTTTCCAATGGTGAGCGTCTTTGTTGACCcatcaagaaagaaggaCAAAGTGGTGGCAGAAGATGGCAGAAACTGCGAAAACTCGCTACCCATCGACCACAGTGTAATGGTGGGCATCCGTGCGGTAGGCGAAAGACTCAGGGAGGGTGTAGACGAAGACGCAAACTCTTATCTGTGTCTTGATTACGACGTCTATTTGACCCATGAGCCGTGCTCAATGTGCTCCATGGCCCTGATCCATTCTCGTGTGAGACGAGTGGTCTTCCTTACAGAGATGCAGCGCACCGGGAGCTTAAAATTAACGAGTGGTGACGGGTACTGCATGAACGATAACAAACAGCTAAACTCAACATACGAAGCCTTTCAATGGATCGGCGAGGAATATCCTGTGGGGCAGGTTGACCGGGATGTCTGCTGCTAG
- the EST2 gene encoding telomerase reverse transcriptase (Reverse transcriptase subunit of the telomerase holoenzyme; essential for telomerase core catalytic activity, involved in other aspects of telomerase assembly and function; mutations in human homolog are associated with aplastic anemia), which translates to MKILFEFIQDKLDIDLQTNSTYKENLKCGHFNGLDEILTTCFALPNSRKIALPCLPGDLSHKAVIDHCIIYLLTGELYNNVLTFGYKIARNEDVNNSLFCHSANVNVTLLKGAAWKMFHSLVGTYAFVDLLINYTVIQFNGQFFTQIVGNRCNEPHLPPKWAQRSSSSSATAAQIKQLTEPVTNKQFLHKLNINSSSFFPYSKILPSSSSIKKLTDLREAIFPTNLVKIPQRLKVRINLTLQKLLKRHKRLNYVSILNSICPPLEGTVLDLSHLSRQSPKERVLKFIIVILQKLLPQEMFGSKKNKGKIIKNLNLLLSLPLNGYLPFDSLLKKLRLKDFRWLFISDIWFTKHNFENLNQLAICFISWLFRQLIPKIIQTFFYCTEISSTVTIVYFRHDTWNKLITPFIVEYFKTYLVENNVCRNHNSYTLSNFNHSKMRIIPKKSNNEFRIIAIPCRGADEEEFTIYKENHKNAIQPTQKILEYLRNKRPTSFTKIYSPTQIADRIKEFKQRLLKKFNNVLPELYFMKFDVKSCYDSIPRMECMRILKDALKNENGFFVRSQYFFNTNTGVLKLFNVVNASRVPKPYELYIDNVRTVHLSNQDVINVVEMEIFKTALWVEDKCYIREDGLFQGSSLSAPIVDLVYDDLLEFYSEFKASPSQDTLILKLADDFLIISTDQQQVINIKKLAMGGFQKYNAKANRDKILAVSSQSDDDTVIQFCAMHIFVKELEVWKHSSTMNNFHIRSKSSKGIFRSLIALFNTRISYKTIDTNLNSTNTVLMQIDHVVKNISECYKSAFKDLSINVTQNMQFHSFLQRIIEMTVSGCPITKCDPLIEYEVRFTILNGFLESLSSNTSKFKDNIILLRKEIQHLQAYIYIYIHIVN; encoded by the coding sequence ATGAAAATCTTATTCGAGTTCATTCAAGACAAGCTTGACATTGATCTACAGACCAACAGTActtacaaagaaaatttaaaatgTGGTCACTTCAATGGCCTCGATGAAATTCTAACTACGTGTTTCGCACTAccaaattcaagaaaaatagcaTTACCATGCCTTCCTGGTGACTTAAGCCACAAAGCAGTCATTGATCACTGCATCATTTACCTGTTGACGGGCGAATTATACAACAACGTACTAACATTTGGCTATAAAATAGCTAGAAATGAAGATGTCAACAATAGTCTTTTTTGCCATTCTGCAAATGTTAACGTTACGTTACTGAAAGGCGCTGCTTGGAAAATGTTCCACAGTTTGGTCGGTACATACGCATTCGTTGATTTATTGATCAATTATACAGTAATTCAATTTAATGGGCAGTTTTTCACTCAAATCGTGGGTAACAGATGTAACGAACCTCATCTGCCGCCCAAATGGGCTCAACGatcatcctcatcatccGCAACTGCTGCGCAAATCAAACAACTTACAGAACCAGTGACAAATAAACAATTCTTACACAAGCTCAATATAAattcctcttctttttttccttatagCAAGATCCTtccttcatcatcatctatCAAAAAGCTAACTGACTTGAGAGAAGCTATTTTTCCCACAAATTTGGTTAAAATTCCTCAGAGACTAAAGGTACGAATTAATTTGACGCTGCAAAAGCTATTAAAGAGACATAAGCGTTTGAATTACGTTTCTATTTTGAATAGTATTTGCCCACCATTGGAAGGGACCGTATTGGACTTGTCGCATTTGAGTAGGCAATCACCAAAGGAACGAGTCTTGAAATTTATCATTGTTATTTTACAGAAGTTATTACCCCAAGAAATGTTTGgctcaaagaaaaataaaggaaaaattatCAAGAATCTAAATCTTTTATTAAGTTTACCCTTAAATGGCTATTTACCATTTGATagtttgttgaaaaagttaaGATTAAAGGATTTTCGGTGGTTGTTCATTTCTGATATTTGGTTCACCAAGCacaattttgaaaacttgaaTCAATTGGCGATTTGTTTCATTTCCTGGCTATTTAGACAACTAATTCCCAAAATTATAcagacttttttttactgcaCCGAAATATCTTCTACAGTGACAATTGTTTACTTTAGACATGATACTTGGAATAAACTTATCACCCCTTTTATCGTAGAATATTTTAAGACGTACTTAGTCGAAAACAACGTATGTAGAAACCATAATAGTTACACGTTGTCCAATTTCAATCATAGCAAAATGAGGAttataccaaaaaaaagtaataatgaGTTCAGGATTATTGCCATCCCATGCAGAGGGGCagacgaagaagaattcACAATTTATAAGGAGAATCACAAAAATGCTATCCAGCCCactcaaaaaattttagaatACCTAAGAAACAAAAGGCCGACTAGTTTTACTAAAATATATTCTCCAACGCAAATAGCTGACCGTATCAAAGAATTTAAGCAGAGacttttaaagaaatttaaTAATGTCTTACCAGAGCTTTATTTCATGAAATTTGATGTCAAATCTTGCTATGATTCCATACCAAGGATGGAATGTATGAGGATACTCAAGGATGCgctaaaaaatgaaaatgggTTTTTCGTTAGATCTcaatatttcttcaatacCAATACAGGTGTATTGAAGTTATTTAATGTTGTTAACGCTAGCAGAGTACCAAAACCTTATGAGCTATACATAGATAATGTGAGGACGGTTCATTTATCAAATCAGGATGTTATAAACGTTGTAGAGAtggaaatatttaaaaCAGCTTTGTGGGTTGAAGATAAGTGCTACATTAGAGAAGATGGTCTTTTTCAGGGCTCTAGTTTATCTGCTCCGATCGTTGATTTGGTGTATGACGATCTTCTGGAGTTTTATAGCGAGTTTAAAGCCAGTCCTAGCCAGGACACATTAATTTTAAAACTGGCTGACGATTTCCTTATAATATCAACAGACCAACAGCAAGTgatcaatatcaaaaagcTTGCCATGGGCggatttcaaaaatataatgCGAAAGCCAATAGAGACAAAATTTTAGCCGTAAGCTCCCAATCAGATGATGATACGGTTATTCAATTTTGTGCAATGCACATATTTGTTAAAGAATTGGAAGTTTGGAAACATTCAAGCACAATGAATAATTTCCATATCCGTTCGAAATCTAGTAAAGGGATATTTCGAAGTTTAATAGCGCTGTTTAACACTAGAATCTCTTATAAAACAATTGACACAAATTTAAATTCAACAAACACCGTTCTCATGCAAATTGATCATGTTGTAAAGAACATTTCGGAATGTTATAAATCTGCTTTTAAGGATCTATCAATTAATGTTACGCAAAATATGCAATTTCATTCGTTCTTACAACGCATCATTGAAATGACAGTCAGCGGTTGTCCAATTACGAAATGTGATCCTTTAATCGAGTATGAGGTACGATTCACCATATTGAATGGATTTTTGGAAAGCCTATCTTCAAACACatcaaaatttaaagatAATATCATTCTTTTGAGAAAGGAAATTCAACACTTGCaagcatatatatatatatatatacatatagTTAATTAG
- the BUD6 gene encoding formin-mediated actin nucleation enhancer (Actin- and formin-interacting protein; nucleation-promoting factor (NPF) for Bni1p and Bnr1p during actin cable assembly and organization; enhances Bnr1p-mediated actin nucleation, alleviating Hof1p inhibition through competitive binding; interacts with Bni1p via a C-terminal triple helical coiled-coil domain; role in polarized cell growth; isolated as a bipolar budding mutant; localizes to the presumptive bud site, small bud tips, the bud neck and secretory vesicles; potential Cdc28p substrate), whose amino-acid sequence MKMAVDDPTYGTPKIKRTASSSSSIETTVTKLLMSTKHLLQVLTQWSKGTTSGRLVSDAYVQLGNDFKVVSKFFMHAKVDMSDVGDVPMALRRVLEVTLREPPSDETLNKHLPKIREIIVTLLDKLKVKQAILKNMQQEHRISVKSHHQQNPSFTSNLSLGSEGTREGTPLSSRKSSIVRDQRQSDSVENSYGEKVNSTSTGTPSAQSAEATLTKPRTNIKQNLKSNNAPNASDDDDALSQLKKGTNLQRRASKRYSAYHMAKLTNQSTTEAAAAAGLMTTPSPSMLHLEETVRKSKLYGNNNNDDDRNINSAENKGKSIDDVSKASPLAKTPLPIENVRASPRRLSSVVTTSPDKAMNGTCPVFLRIGDKTKKCHVQLPTTKNALRLLFIERFAYSPGANSFPDIYIMDPQYGVFYELEELNLLDIKEGFVIELKLEENPNNTIKEFIDTVKMEISNSQNDIIRHLKEMSFGSAISGKQTEVLPQPGLEANKHDLVGQNKKDDDKTIKDIQYELGKIKQVHNINRSNINETIFNILRKVDNFKSLSFSAKNSSNRMYMEKSQTELGDLSDTLLSKVDDLQDVIEIMRKDVAERRSQPAKKKLETVSKDLENAQADVLKLQEFIDTEKPHWKKTWEAELDKVCEEQQFLTLQEELILDLKEDLGKALETFDLIKLCCEEQEKNPSRSKSNPILPIMRPGTFNQVREQVMVAVQSLNPDHDSRVEAIDKAEKMWEMERKLKASNEFDDELENFVGNSNLKKSGGFEEVERIRKQKDEANLRAYFGPGFT is encoded by the coding sequence ATGAAGATGGCCGTGGATGACCCTACGTATGGCACCCCAAAGATTAAAAGAACTGCTTCTAGCAGTAGTAGTATTGAAACGACAGTAACAAAGTTGCTGATGTCCACCAAGCACCTCCTCCAGGTCTTAACACAATGGTCTAAGGGGACAACCTCTGGAAGATTAGTATCTGATGCATACGTTCAGTTGGGCAATGACTTCAAAGTCGTATCGAAATTCTTCATGCATGCGAAAGTTGACATGTCAGATGTTGGTGATGTGCCAATGGCTTTAAGACGTGTATTGGAAGTGACATTGAGGGAACCACCATCTGATGAAACTTTAAATAAACATCTGCCAAAAATCAGAGAGATTATAGTGACACTTTTAGACAAACTAAAGGTTAAACAAgcaattttgaagaatatgcAGCAAGAGCATCGGATAAGTGTAAAATCACATCATCAACAAAACCCTTCCTTTACTAGTAACCTTTCATTGGGTAGTGAAGGGACCCGTGAGGGGACTCCATTAAGTAGCAGAAAAAGCAGTATTGTACGTGATCAGAGGCAAAGCGATTCAGTCGAAAACAGCTATGGGGAAAAAGTGAATTCTACTTCTACGGGAACACCCTCTGCTCAGTCAGCAGAGGCAACATTGACAAAACCAAGAACTAATATTAAACAAAACCTTAAATCTAACAATGCTCCAAACGCatctgatgatgatgatgcaCTTTCACAATTGAAGAAGGGAACTAATTTACAAAGGAGAGCCTCAAAGAGATACTCTGCCTACCATATGGCTAAATTGACAAATCAGTCTACAACAGAAGCTGCTGCGGCTGCCGGCCTCATGACAACTCCTTCACCCTCGATGTTGCATCTAGAGGAAACCGTAAGAAAGTCAAAGTTATACGGaaataacaacaatgatgatgatagAAACATTAATTCAGCTGAAAATAAGGGTAAAAGCATTGACGATGTATCAAAGGCGAGTCCATTGGCGAAAACGCCATTGCCTATTGAGAATGTTCGTGCATCTCCACGAAGATTATCAAGCGTTGTTACAACTTCGCCAGATAAAGCCATGAATGGAACTTGTCCAGTATTTTTAAGGATAGGAGACAAAACAAAGAAGTGTCATGTGCAACTGCCTACTACAAAAAACGCATTAAGGCTCCTATTTATTGAGCGCTTTGCGTATTCTCCTGGAGCAAATTCCTTCCCAGACATATATATTATGGATCCTCAATATGGAGTATTCTATGAATTAGAGGAACTAAATCTTCTCGATATTAAAGAAGGGTTTGTTATCGAGCTAAAGCTCGAAGAGAATCCAAATAATACGATCAAGGAATTCATTGACACAGTTAAGATGGAGATATCGAATAGTCAGAATGATATAATAAGacatttaaaagaaatgagTTTTGGTTCTGCAATTAGCGGCAAGCAAACGGAAGTTTTACCACAACCTGGCCTTGAAGCTAACAAACACGATCTTGTGGggcaaaacaaaaaagatgatgataaaacGATCAAAGATATTCAGTACGAATTGgggaaaataaaacaagtGCATAATATTAATAGGTCAAATATTAATGAGactattttcaacattttaCGAAAGGTCGATAACTTTAAgtctttatcattttctgcCAAAAACTCTTCCAACAGAATGTACATGGAAAAATCACAGACCGAACTCGGTGATTTATCCGATACTCTGCTAAGTAAAGTAGATGATTTGCAAGATGTAATCGAAATTATGAGGAAAGACGTTGCTGAGCGTAGGTCTCAGCCCGCTAAAAAGAAGCTAGAAACCGTATCCAAGGATTTAGAAAATGCCCAAGCAGATGTACTTAAACTACAGGAGTTTATTGATACTGAAAAACCAcattggaaaaaaacttgGGAAGCTGAGCTCGATAAGGTCTGTGAAGAACAACAGTTTCTCACGTTGCAGGAAGAGTTGATTTTAGATTTGAAGGAAGACTTGGGTAAGGCATTAGAAACTTTCGATCTTATTAAGTTATGTTgtgaagaacaagaaaaaaacccTTCGAGATCAAAAAGTAATCCTATTTTGCCTATTATGAGACCGGGCACATTTAATCAGGTAAGGGAGCAAGTTATGGTGGCCGTCCAATCTTTAAACCCTGACCACGATAGTAGGGTCGAAGCTATTGACAAGGCTGAGAAGATGTGGGAGatggaaagaaaacttaAAGCTAgtaatgaatttgatgatgaactgGAAAATTTTGTGGGTAATTCAAACCTGAAAAAATCGGGAGGCTTTGAAGAAGTAGAAAGGATAAGAAAGCAGAAGGATGAAGCAAATTTGAGAGCATATTTTGGGCCGGGGTTTACTTAA